GCAACCCACAACAGCCCGACCGGGAACAACACGCAGGCCACCGCTCGCAGTGCGGCGACAGCAACGCGCAGGGGCTTCCCGCGCCGGTCCAACACCCGGACTCCCAGCACGACCATCCCCGCTGTGCGTCCGGACAGCGTCCAGCCCCCGGTCAGGTACAGCACGGACACCGCGAGAGTCACTGTGGTCGAGAAGATCAGGTTGGGGGCGGGGAACCGGAACGCCGCCGGGTTGACGATCAACATCGTCAGCGCCAAACCGAGATAGAGAGCGCCCATCGTGACGAGGACGACCACCATGTCGACGAGAGCCGCCAGACCTCGGGAGACGATGCCGGCGTTGGTCACTGACGTTCCTGGGTGCCCGGCTCCCGGCCCAGCATCCGGTCGACAAAGCCGGAGATCATGTCATCGGCACGCGCCGTCTGGCTGCGCACATCGGTCATCACGTCCGCGGTGACCGTCCCGGTCGACTCACGGATGATCGTGGGCAGGTCCACCCCGTCGATGATCTGGTCGGCCAGCCCGATCAGATCGATCCGCGCGATGATCGCGTCGATGTCGACATCGGTCACGATCGCGTCGATGTCGACGTTGTCACGGACCAGCGCCGTGAGATCGAGCTGTTCCAGAACGAGTTCGACAACTCTCGTCAGCCCCGCGACACCGATCCGGGTCGCTTCCTGCCGGGTCGCCCGCAACGGGTCGCCGATCAGCGGAAGCCGCTCCCAGAACACGAGGGAATCGTTAGTGCTCAGGCGCCGACCGGGGCCGGTGCGCTGGCCTTCAACGCCGCCAGGGCGGCGACGCTCAGCCGGGCCAGCTCGTCGGCCTCCGCCGGAGTCAGCGCGGATTGGTAGATCTGGGCCATCCGCCGGTTGGTGAGGTCCTCGACCTCGTCGTACGCGTCTTTCTTGCCCGCCACGTCGGCGAACGGCGGCTGCCACCCCATGAACGCCGCGTAGTCCGTGCCGTGGTTGAGGATGTGCGCCTCGACAGGGCTCAGCCCGGAGATCGTCAGAGCGTTGAAGTGCACGGCGGCACGCAGTTCCCGCAGCACCATCATCACCTGCAGGGCCCGCGCGGGGGCGTCGTCGGCCAGCGGCATGGCCCGCCAGCCCGCATACAGCGGAAGGCCGGGCTCGGGGGCGTCCGCGATGATTTTCTCACCCAGCTCGGCGATGCGGTCCAGCCCCTCGGCCCCGGCGAGGTACGTCCTGCCGAACTCGGCGAGCTGATCCCAGTAGAGCCGGCAACTTTCCGACGCGGGGTGCACCGCGACGCCGTTCTCCCAACATGACCGCGCGAGGTTGGGTTCGAAGACGGCGAACACCGCGGTGACCGTGGTGCCGGTGGCGTCACCGAGGACGCCGCCGCGACCGGCGAAGTACGCGGCGAACGGGTCCGGATAGCCGGCCTCGAGACTCTTTGCGAAGGTGTCCGGGTTGAGCATGAACACGCTGATGGCCTCGCCGATGGCTGCCCCGGCGGTCCGGACCGATTCGACGTCGATATCGCTCATGCGCCGGAGTGTACGGAGGTGAGGGCGTACCCGGTGTGGGATCCCACCGTCTTGGCCGCGAAGTCGGCGGGAATTATGACCCCGCAGTCGCCAGCGATCCCGGGAAGCGCACCGCGAACTCCAAGTCGCGACATAGCTGCCGCTCACGTCCGGTCTGTTGAGTGGGGACATGGCATTTCCAGCGAACTCAACTAAGGACAGTCCTTTCGTTCTGGTCCTCGATGCCGGAACCGACCGGGGTTACCGGCTTGCCCGGGCACTTCTGGCAGCCGGCAACTGTGTGGTGGCCGTCGACCGTAACGCGGCCCGTCTGGCGCGAATCGGCCACGGCCACAGCAGCGCTCGACTTTTCCTGATCGCCGCCGACACCACCGATCCGGCGCAGGCCGAGCAGGTGCTGGCCCGAGCGCATGCGCACTTCGGTGAAGCGCCTCCTACTCTTGCGCTATGCGCCGACTATCGACGATCCTCGGCTGCCTAGTTCTGCTCACGGCCTGCGAGTCGGCCCCGCCCGTCCCGGACCCGCCGGCGGCCCTCACCCCGCCGATGGGCTGGAACTCGTGGAATTCCGGTATCCCGCTGTCCGAGGGGACCGTCGAGGAGACCGTCGACGCGATGGTGTCCTCCGGGATGCGCGACGCCGGGTACCGCTATGTGAATCTCGATGCGGGCTGGGCGGCCGACACCCGCGACAGTGCCGGCGACCTGCGCGCCGACCCGATCCGGTTTCCCGGCGGTATCCCCGCCGTGGCGCAGTACGCCCACGCCCACGGGATGCTGCTGGGCCTGTATGCGAGCCCGAGCTATGAGCTGTGCGGACTCGGCAAGGCCAATGCGAGCAGGGGCCACGAAGCGGCCGACGCGGCCACGTTCGCGCGGTGGGGCGTCGACTACCTGAAATACGACTGGTGCAGTACCGACTCGAACCGATCGGATCAGATCAGCGCGTTCACCGTGATGCGGGATGCGTTGCATCGCAGCGGAAGACAGATTCTGTACAGCATCAACCCGAACACCTCGGGCGACCCGTCCGCCGGGTCCGACCACGACTGGTCGGAGATCGCCGACATGTCGCGCACCACGATCGATCTGGTTCCGTTGTGGCACAGCCAGACCGGGAAGGCCGGCCCGGTATTCGGGGTTACCGAGCAGGTCGACGCCGATGTCCCGCTGGGCGCCCGCAGCCGGCCCGGTTTCGTCAACGACCCGGACATGCTGGTGGCCGGTATCGGCTGGCCGGACTTCGTCGCCGATCACCAGGGCATGACCGGAACACTGGCCGGTGAGCACGGCCCGAGCATGACCCTCGACGAGCAGCGCACCCACCTGTCGCTGTGGGCGATGATGGCGGCACCGCTGTTGGCCGGCAACGACATTCGTACCATGTCCGGACAGACCCGAGACCTGTTGACCAATCCCGAGATCATCGCGGTCGACCAGGACCGGCTCGTCGCGCAGGGCCGCCGCCTCGCCGAGGACCACCGGATCATGGTCAAGCCGCTGGTCGGCGGCGCCGTCGCGGTCGCGATGACCAACCTGGATTCACAGCCCGCATCGATCGTCACCACCGCGGCCGCCGTGGGCCTTCCCACCGCACCGTGCTATCGGGTTCGCGACCTGTGGACCCACGCAGACAGCACCACACCGAGTGACCTTGCCGGCAAGTCGATTCCACCGCACGCGACGGTGGTGTTGCGGGTCGAGCCGAACTGCGGCTAGCCGACTGCGGCGGGGACCACGGTCACCGGGATCCCGTTCAGCGCACCATTGCCCGACGGTTCGTCGAGGAATGTCGGCGGCGACAGGATGTTGGTGTTGACCCCGGGTGACCCGTTGGCCACCGACATCCGAGTGCCGGGCTTCCCGTGTCCCCAGCCGTGCGGCATCGACACCACACCGGGTTTGATGGCGTCGGTCACCTCCACCGGCACCTCGATGCGCCCGGCCGAGGACGTCACCGTCACGTGGTCGCCCCCCGACACCCCCCGGCTGGCGGCATCGTCGGGGTGCATCAGCAGGGTGCAGCGATCACGGCCCTTCATCAGAGCCGAAACATTGTGCAGCCACGAGTTGTTCGACCTCAGATGGCGCCGGCTCACCAGCACCAGCTCGTCGGGCTCACGCTCAAGGCGGCGGGCCAGCCGCGGGATGTCGTCGAGCAGATACTGCGGGGCCAGGCGGATCTTCTTGTCGGTGGTGCTGAGGATCTCCGGGACCTGCGACACCATCGGCCCGAAGTTGATCCCGTTGGGCTGCTCCTTGAGTTTCGCCAGGCTCAGCCCGTCCGGGTTCTCGCCGTAGCGGTCGCCGAACGGCCCGGTACGCAGGGTCAGATCGAGAATGCGTTCCGGTCCGCCCTGCGTGTAGTGGCTACGCACCTGCCCGCCGTCGAGTCCCTGGGTGAAGCACAAGTAGTCGAAGAAGCCGTCGTCGATCGCGGCGACGTCCACCTCTTCGGCAGGCACTCCCGCGCACAGGCCGGTGAGCCGCACCAGGATCTCCCACTCCTCCGGGCGGTCGGGATCCTCGGGGGCGAACACCGGTACGGAATAGTTGGCGATGCTGTTGATCGCGAACATCAGGATCAGGTCGTCGTGATGCGGCTGCTCCAACGGGGACAGGCCAGGCAGGATTACGTCGGCGTGGCGCGTGGTTTCGTTGAGCCACAAGTCAACTGCGATCATCGCGTCGAGGCCCGGCAACAGCTCATCGAGCCGATGACCCTGCGGAGTGGACAGCACCGGATTGCCCGCCACCGTGATCAGGGCGCGGATCTGCCCCTCCCCCGGTGTTTCGATCTCCTCTGCCAGACACGACACCGGCACCTGCCCGAGCACCTCCTTGGCGCCGCGCACCCGGGTCTGCCAGCGGCCGAACTCGGGCAGCCCACCCTCCAGGCCGGGCTGCGGCTGGGCGGTGACCGTCCACACCGCGGGCCGGGGGAACATCGCACCGCCCTCGGTGTCAAAGTGGCCGGTGAGGATGTTGACGACGTCGACCAGCCAGCTGGCCAGACTGCCGAACTCCTGATTGCACAACCCGATTCGGCCGTACACCACGGCGCGTTCGGTACCCGCCAGTTGGCGGGCGAGGTGTTTGATGCGGTCCGCGTCGATGCCCGTCACCGGGGCAACCCGCTCCGGTGACCAGTCGGCCGCGGCCGCCCGCAGGGTGTCGACACCGTCGATGTGGTCGGCCAGTCGACCCAGCCGAACCAGGTTTTCGTCGAACAAGGTGTGCACGACGGCCAGTAGCAGGGCGGCGTCGGTGCCCGGGGTGATCGGCAACCATTCGTCGGCCTTCGCCGCGGTCGCAGTGCGGACCGGGTCGATGACGATGACGTTGTCGATGGCGGCGAGAATGCCCATCACATCGGGGGCGGCCAGCAGCGAGCCTTGCGAGGCGGCCGGGTTCGCGCCCATCACGACCAGCAGGTCGGTGCGTTCGATGTCGGGAACCGGGAATCCCCACCAGTTGCCGTACATCAGATGCGACGACAGGTTCTTCGGCCACTGGTCGACGGTGCCCGGCGAATAGCTGACCGGGATTCCGGACATGCCCAGCAGGACGCCGGTGTAGCGGCCCAGCGAGAACGAGTGCGCCAATGGGTTTCCGGTGTAGCAGGTCACCGCACCGATGCCATGCTCGGCGATCACCGGGGCCAGCAGTTCGGTGCAGCGCCGGAAGGCGGCGTCCCAGCTGACCTCCTGCCACTGTCCGTCGACCTTGATCATCGGCGTCCGGATCCGGTCGGGGTCTTCATGGATGGCGCCCAGCGACGCACCCTTGGGGCACAGGTGCCCACGGCTCCACACGTCGTCCTGGTTGCCGCGGATGCTGTCGACGCGCCCGTCGGAGACCTGAATCTCCAAGCCGCACATGGCCTCACACAACGGGCAGGTGTAGAGGTGGCGGCCGTCTTGGCCGATGGCGGCCAGCTCGATCTTCTCGGTGGTCACCGACCCACGGTAAGGCGGCCGGGCTCGCGATCACCGACGTTTCGTCAACTTTGCCATCGGCCGGCGTCCGCGCGGGCGAATTACACAGGTGTGAGTAAACCCTGGGGATAACCCCGAGGCGGGTTAGATCGGGATCAGACCATGCTTGCGCTGCACGCGCAGGATCTGCTTGTCACGCAGAATCCGCATGGCGCTACGCAGCTGCAGGCGAGTCTGGTGCGGCTCGATCACCGCGTCGACATAACCGCGCTCGGCAGCCACGTACGGGGTAGCCATGTCGCGGTTGTACCCCTCGATGAACTGGCGCCTGATCTCCTGCACTTCAGGGGCCTTGGGGTCGGGGAATCGCTTCACGATCAGCTGGGCCGCACCTTCGGCGCCGATCACGGCGATGCGCGCCGTCGGCCACAGGAAGTTGAAGTCAGCCGTCAGCTGCTTGGAACCCATCACCGCATATGCGCCGCCATAGGACTTGCGGATGGTGATGGTCACCTTCGGCACGTCGGCCTCCACGACGGAGTAGAGGAACCGGCCGCCGCGCTTGATGATGCCGTTCTTCTCCTGCTCCACACCGGGCAGGAAGCCCGGGGTGTCGACGACGAAGACCAGTGGGGTGTTGAACGCGTCGCAGAACCGCACGAACCGGGCGGCCTTGTCGGACGCCTCGTTGTCGATGGCGCCGGACATGTGCATCGGCTGGTTGGCGATCACCCCGACGGGACGGCCGTCGACGCGGGCGAATCCGGTGATGATTGCCTGGCCTGCTTGCGCGGCGACCTCGAGGAAGTCACCGTCGTCGAAGATCCGCAGCAGGATCTCGTGCATGTCGTAGGCGGTGTTGTCGGCGTCCGGCACGAGGCTGTCGAGTTCCAGATCGTGCGGAGTGATTTCCGGCTCCAGACCCGGATTGATCACCGGGGCATCGTCAAACGTGTTGGCGGGCAAGAACTGCAGATAGTCGCGGACGTAGGTGAACGCGTCCTTCTCGCTGTCGACGACCTGATGGATGTTGCCGTACTTGGCCTGCGCGTCAGCGCCGCCGAGTTCATCGAGGGTGACATCCTCACCGGTGACGTCCTTGATGACGTCCGGACCGGTGACGAACATGTAGCCCTGGTCGCGCACGGCCACGATGAGGTCGGTCTGGATCGGCGAGTACACGGCACCGCCGGCGCACTTGCCCAGGATGATCGAGATCTGCGGAACCAGACCGCTGAGCAGCTCATGGCGACGGCCGAGCTCGGCGTACCAGGCCAAGGACGTGGCCAGGTCCTGGATGCGGGCGCCACCGGAGTCGTTGATACCGATGATCGGGCAGCCGACCATCGCCACCCACTCCATCAGGCGGGAAACCTTGCGGCCGAACATCTCTCCCACCGAGCCACCGAACACGGTGTAGTCGTGGCTGAACACACCGACCGGACGACCATTGATGGTGCCGTGCCCGGTGACCACACCGTCGCCGTACAACGCATTCGGATCACCCGGGGTGCGGGCCAATGCGCCGATCTCGAGGAAGCTGCCCGGATCCAGCAGCGCGTTGATTCGGGCCCGGGGACTGGGGATTCCGCGTTTGTCGCGCTTCGCGGCGACCGCCTCACCGCCCGGTTCCTTGGCGAGCTCCAGCTTTTCGCGGAGTTCGGCGAGCTTTTCGGCAGTGGTTACAGCAGTCACTTGGACTCGTTCTCCTCGGCGTCGATACGGTTGATCGCTTCGCTCAGATGAGCCCCGACCTTGGCGATGTACGGCTCGTCGATGGCCTGGATGTGCTCGCCCCCGATGGGCACGATCTCCAGGTCCGACACGAACTCACCCCAGCCACCGTCAGGCTGGCGGACGGCGTAGCGCGGTTCGAACATGATCGCGTCGTCGTGATAGCGGTCCGCCATGTAGAGCGTGACGTGTCCGTCGTAGGGCTCGATGTTGGCGGTATCCAGGGCCCGGTTGTCCAGGTAGGACGTCCGCTGGTGCTCGATGATGCCGCCGGGGATGTCGACCCCCGCCTCTTTGACGGTGTCCAGGACGAACCGCACCTGACCTTCGTCGTCGAGTTGTTCGAGCTGCTCGTAAGGGATTTCGGGGATCTCGACGTTGAAGGTCCGCGAGGCGAACACCGCGTAGCGGTCCCAGCGGGCCCGGATCTCCTCCTTGGTCTGCGGCACCTCCTCGCCGGCGCGCACCGTGTCGATCAGACCGACGAAGCGGACGTCGCAGCCGTTGCGCTTGAGGCCTACCGCGCAGGCGTAGGCCAGCGCCCCGCCCAGCGACCAGCCGGTGAGGATGTAGGGGCCCTTGCCGCCGATCTCCATCAGCTTGGGCACGTACTCGGCCGCACGCTCCTCGATGGAGCCCTCGACGCGCTCCAGACCGTAGACCGGGGTGTCAGCGGGTAGCCGCTTGAGCAGCGGCTCGTAGACCACGGTCGACCCGCCGGCCGGGTGGAACACGAACACCGGCACGTGCGTGCTGCCCTCTTTCGGGGCACGCAGGATACGGACGAACCCGTCGACCACACCGTCTTCGAGCTGGGCCCGCACGATGGTGGCCAGTGCCTCGATCGTCGTGGCGGACTTCACGTCGTCGACACTGATCGTGCCTTCGGCGCGCTCGGAGAGCCGGTCGGCCAGCTTGGTGGCGGTCTCGTCGGTGACGGCGGGCAGCTCGTTGAAGATGCCGCCAGGCGACTTGCCGGTGACGATTGCCCACGTCGCGAACGTCACCCGCTCCGCGGCATCGCGGGGCGGCACGTCGGCGCCGAGGGCTTCGGTGACAGCCTCCTGGGTCAGGACCTTGGCAGCCGCTGCCGCAGCAGTGGACTTCGCGCCCGGGCCGGCCGGATCTGTCGGTGGCGGTGGGATATTCGGCTCGGCCTGCGCCTCGGTCTCGGTCGCGATCGGGTGACCGGCCTCGGCGAGCTTGGCCTCGAGTTCGGCGACCGTGCTGGCGCCGCCCATCAGCTCGGCCTGGGCGGCGGCGATCTCCTCGGCCGTCTTGCCCTTCTGACTCTCGGCCAGTGCCTCGACTTCGTCACGGTGCTCGATCGCGTATTCGATGAGCTTCTCGACGGCGTAGAGATTGGCGTCGCGCACCGCCGTCAACTGAATCGGCGGCATATCGAAGTCGTACTCGACGCGGTTCTTGATCCGCACCGCCATCAGCGAATCCAGGCCCAGCTCGATCAGCGGGACCTCCCACGGCAGGTCCTCGGGCTCGTAACCCATGGCGCCGCCGACGATCGCGCCCAGTCGCTGGCCGATGGTCTCACCCGAATCCGGCGACCACTTGGCAAAGCCGGCGGCCAGGCCGGCACCCGCGGTCAGGTTGTCCTGCAAGATTTCCGCGTCATCGCCCGGCTCGTCGGTGGGGACCTCGGTGGCCGGAGTGGTGACCGCGACACCGGTGGCGACCGCGGACGGCAGAGCCGACACCGCGCCGCCCCGGGTGACGACGGCGTCATAGACCAGCGTGAAGGACTCGTCGATCCGCGCATGCACCTGCACCGAGGCGCCGCCCGGATGGCGGGTCAGCGTGGTGACCAGGCGGGCGCCGTCCCCAGGCACCGCGCGCTGCTCGGATGCCGTCAGCTTGGCGTCCGGAAGAACCTGTGCCGCAGCAGATTTCACCAGTGCAGCCAGGTCGGCCTGCCCCTTCGGCGAGTACTCCCAGACGTGCCGACCGTCGGGGGTGGCCACGTGGTTGCCCGGCATCATCACCGAGCTGTCGCCGGTGAACTGTGCGTCCAGCCAATACGGCTTGCGCTTGAACCGGGTGGGCGGAATGTCGGCGTACTCACCCGAATCAAAGAGAGTCCGGAAATCGAGATCGTGCCCGTAGACGTAGAGCTGCGCCATCGCGGCCAGCATCGACTCGACCTCGTCCTGCTTACGGGCCAGCGTCGCGATCAACTGCCCGTCATGCAGTCCGGCGGCTGCGGTGGTCAGACCAACCTGCATGAGCGCCACCGGGTTCGGCGCCAGCTCAAGGAACGTGGTGTGGCCGTTGTCGACGGCGTTGCGAATGCCGTGGGTGAAGTAGACGCTGTGCCGCAGTCCCTTCTTCCAGTACTCCACATCGTGGATCGGCTCGCCGCCCGGACGGATGTAGCTGCCCTCGTGCACAGTCGAGAAGTAGCCGGTGTGCAGCGGCCGCGCCTCGATGCCCTGGATCTCGGCGGACAGCTCACCGAGCAGCGGGTCCATCTGCTGAGTGTGGCTGGCGCCCTTGGTCTGGAGCTTGCGGGCGAACTTGCCCTCGGATTCGGCGCGGGCGATGATCGCGTCGATCTGATCCGGCGGCCCGCCGATGACCGTCTGGGTGGGGGCGGCGTAGACGCACACCTCCAGGCCCGGGTAATCGGAGAACACCGTCTTGATCTCGTCGGCCGAGTACTCGACCAGCGCCATCAGCCGGATGTACTCACCGAACAGCATCGCCTCGCCTTCACCCATGAGGTGTGCGCGCGAGCAGATGGTGCGGGTGGCGTCGGCCAGCGACAGGCCGCCGGAGAAGTAGGCGGCGGCCGCCTCACCGAGCGACTGTCCCACCACCGCACCGGGTTTCGCGCCATGGTGCTTGAGTAGTTCGCCGAGGGCGATCTGGATCGCGAAGATCACCGTCTGGACCACTTCGATGGGGTATTCGCAGGTCTCGTTGGTGTAGTCGATCGCGTCGTCGAGGATCAGCTCGACGACCGAGTAGCCGCGCTCGTCCTGGATGTGCGCGTCGACCTTGTTGATCCACTCGGCGAACACCGGCTCGCGCAGATACAGGCTCTTGCCCATCTTGCGATGCTGGGCACCGAATCCGGCCAGCACCCACACCGGTCCATTGGTGACCGGGCCGTCGGCGCTGTACACCAGCGGACTCTGCTTGCCGTCGGCGATGGCGCGCAGGCCCTTGATCGCCTCATCGTGATCGTGCGCCATCACGACGGCGCGCGAACGGCCGTGATTGCGCCGCGACAGCGAACGGCCGATGGACTCCAGCGACGCCGCGCGGCCCGCCGGGCTGTCGATCCAGTCTGCCAGCTCAGCCGCTGCCGCGCGTTTGCGCGAGGTCAGGAAGCCCGAAATAGCCAGCGGCACAACGGGAACAGGCTTCTCCGACGCCTCCCACTCGGCGCGTGCGGCCTCGATCAGCTCCAGCGCCTCATCGGTCAGACCGGGCAAATCCGGCTCGTCGTCGTATGCGACGGCCGACGCATACTCCTCGGCCACATCCTCGTCCTCGGCGTTGACGAACTCGCCGTACTCGTCCATCCGGACCCCGCCGACATAGACGGCGTCGGCGTTGGCCGCGCCGTTCTCGTCGACCGGTGCGGATTCCTCCTGCGGTTCAACCAGATCCGACGGCAACACCTCGCGCACCACCAGGTGGGCGTTGGCGCCGCCGAAACCGAATCCGGAGACACCGGCGATCGCATGGCCGCTGTAGCGGGGCCAGTCGGTGACCTTCTCGACCACCCGCAGCCGGATCGCGTCGAAGTCGATGTACGGGTTGGGGCCGGCGTAGTTGATCGACGGCGGAATCTTGTTGCGGCTCAACGACAATGCCACCTTGGCCAGGCTGGCCGCACCAGCGGCCGACTCCAGGTGACCGAGGTTGGACTTCACCGCACCCAGCAATGCAGGCTGATCCGCGGAACGGCCGCGACCGATGACGCGACCGAGTGCGTCGGCCTCCATCGGGTCACCCAGAATCGTTCCGGTTCCGTGCGCCTCGACGTAATCCACGGTGCGCGGGTTGATTCCGGCGTCCTTGTAGGCCTTGCGAAGCACCTCCGCCTGCGCGTCCGGGTTGGGCGCAAGCATGCCGTTGGACCGGCCGTCATGGTTGACCGCACTGCCCGCGATGATCGCGAGGATCTCGTCACCGTCGCGGCGGGCGTCGCTCACCCGCTTGAGCACCAGCATGCCGCCGCCCTCGGAGCGCGAATAGCCGTCGGCATCAGACGAGAACGACTTGATCCGGCCGTCGGGTGCGAGCACACCGCCGACCTCGTCGAAGCCGATGGTCGCCAGCGGGGTGATCATCGCGTTCACACCGCCGACCAGCGCCACATCGGTCTCACCGGACCGCAGCGCCCTCACACCCTGATGGGTCGCGACCAGCGAGCTCGAGCACGCGGTGTCCAAAGACATTGAGGGACCGCGGAAGTCGTAGAAGTAGGACACCCGGTTGGGGATGATCGAGCTTGTCGTGCCGGTGATCGCATACGGGTGCGCGGTGGTCGGATCGGCCACGGCGAGGAACTGGTAGTCGTTGTTGGTCGAGCCGATGTAGACACCGACGTTGGCGCCGCGCAGGCTGGACGCGGGGATGCGGGCGTTCTCGAGCGCCTCCCAGGTGAGCTCGAGCGCCATCCGCTGCTGCGGGTCGATGTTGTCGGCTTCCATCTTCGACAGCGCGAAGAACTCGGCGTCGAAGCCCTTGATGTCGGTGAGGTAGCCACCGCGGGTGGCGGCCTTGGCAACGCGTTCGGCGATGCGCGGCTCGGCGAGGAACTCCGACCAGCGACCCTCGGGCAGGTCGGTGATCGCGTCGCGGCCCTCGAGCAGCGCCTGCCACATTTCGCCCGGCGTGTTCAGGTCCCCGGGGAACCGGGTGGCGACGCCGACGATCGCGATGTCCTCGACATCGGCGGCACGCGACCAATCCTCGCCGTCGGCGTCGAACTCGACCTCGGGCTCACCTTCGATGATCACCGTGGCGAGCGACTCGATGGTCGGGTGGCGGAAGGCCACCGTCGCGGTCAGCGTCACACCGGTGAGATCTTCGATATCGCTGGCCATGGCGACCGCGTCCCGCGAGGACAGCCCCAACTCCACCATCGGGGTGGACTCGTCGACCGCGTCGGGCGCCTGCCCGGTCGCATTGGCCACCCAGTTGCGCAACCATTCGCGCATCTCCGGCACCGTCATGTCGGTGCGGGCGGGAGTGTTGGGCGTTTCGGGCGTTTCGGGCGTGTGTGATTCAGACATGAGGCCTCAGCTCGTGCGAAGGGGCAATCTCCCCTTCATCGGTCGAGTCTTTCCTTCGATCGTCATTCCGATTCGTCAGGGAAGGCATTGGCCACCTTCCCGCTGCGCAGGGTGCCGTCGAGGTACGCCGACCGGCAGGCTCGCCGGCCGATCTTGCCGCTGGAGGTGCGCGGGATCGCGCCCGCCGGGGTGAGCAGTACGTCGCGGACCGTGACGCCGTGGCGTACCGCGA
This is a stretch of genomic DNA from Mycobacterium sp. ELW1. It encodes these proteins:
- a CDS encoding RDD family protein, coding for MTNAGIVSRGLAALVDMVVVLVTMGALYLGLALTMLIVNPAAFRFPAPNLIFSTTVTLAVSVLYLTGGWTLSGRTAGMVVLGVRVLDRRGKPLRVAVAALRAVACVLFPVGLLWVAVDRQRRSAQDVVLGSRVIYDRPAPGAPVR
- a CDS encoding evbL; protein product: MSDIDVESVRTAGAAIGEAISVFMLNPDTFAKSLEAGYPDPFAAYFAGRGGVLGDATGTTVTAVFAVFEPNLARSCWENGVAVHPASESCRLYWDQLAEFGRTYLAGAEGLDRIAELGEKIIADAPEPGLPLYAGWRAMPLADDAPARALQVMMVLRELRAAVHFNALTISGLSPVEAHILNHGTDYAAFMGWQPPFADVAGKKDAYDEVEDLTNRRMAQIYQSALTPAEADELARLSVAALAALKASAPAPVGA
- a CDS encoding SDR family NAD(P)-dependent oxidoreductase, with protein sequence MAFPANSTKDSPFVLVLDAGTDRGYRLARALLAAGNCVVAVDRNAARLARIGHGHSSARLFLIAADTTDPAQAEQVLARAHAHFGEAPPTLALCADYRRSSAA
- a CDS encoding glycoside hydrolase family 27 protein; the protein is MRRLSTILGCLVLLTACESAPPVPDPPAALTPPMGWNSWNSGIPLSEGTVEETVDAMVSSGMRDAGYRYVNLDAGWAADTRDSAGDLRADPIRFPGGIPAVAQYAHAHGMLLGLYASPSYELCGLGKANASRGHEAADAATFARWGVDYLKYDWCSTDSNRSDQISAFTVMRDALHRSGRQILYSINPNTSGDPSAGSDHDWSEIADMSRTTIDLVPLWHSQTGKAGPVFGVTEQVDADVPLGARSRPGFVNDPDMLVAGIGWPDFVADHQGMTGTLAGEHGPSMTLDEQRTHLSLWAMMAAPLLAGNDIRTMSGQTRDLLTNPEIIAVDQDRLVAQGRRLAEDHRIMVKPLVGGAVAVAMTNLDSQPASIVTTAAAVGLPTAPCYRVRDLWTHADSTTPSDLAGKSIPPHATVVLRVEPNCG
- a CDS encoding molybdopterin-dependent oxidoreductase, whose protein sequence is MAAIGQDGRHLYTCPLCEAMCGLEIQVSDGRVDSIRGNQDDVWSRGHLCPKGASLGAIHEDPDRIRTPMIKVDGQWQEVSWDAAFRRCTELLAPVIAEHGIGAVTCYTGNPLAHSFSLGRYTGVLLGMSGIPVSYSPGTVDQWPKNLSSHLMYGNWWGFPVPDIERTDLLVVMGANPAASQGSLLAAPDVMGILAAIDNVIVIDPVRTATAAKADEWLPITPGTDAALLLAVVHTLFDENLVRLGRLADHIDGVDTLRAAAADWSPERVAPVTGIDADRIKHLARQLAGTERAVVYGRIGLCNQEFGSLASWLVDVVNILTGHFDTEGGAMFPRPAVWTVTAQPQPGLEGGLPEFGRWQTRVRGAKEVLGQVPVSCLAEEIETPGEGQIRALITVAGNPVLSTPQGHRLDELLPGLDAMIAVDLWLNETTRHADVILPGLSPLEQPHHDDLILMFAINSIANYSVPVFAPEDPDRPEEWEILVRLTGLCAGVPAEEVDVAAIDDGFFDYLCFTQGLDGGQVRSHYTQGGPERILDLTLRTGPFGDRYGENPDGLSLAKLKEQPNGINFGPMVSQVPEILSTTDKKIRLAPQYLLDDIPRLARRLEREPDELVLVSRRHLRSNNSWLHNVSALMKGRDRCTLLMHPDDAASRGVSGGDHVTVTSSAGRIEVPVEVTDAIKPGVVSMPHGWGHGKPGTRMSVANGSPGVNTNILSPPTFLDEPSGNGALNGIPVTVVPAAVG
- a CDS encoding acyl-CoA carboxylase subunit beta, coding for MTAVTTAEKLAELREKLELAKEPGGEAVAAKRDKRGIPSPRARINALLDPGSFLEIGALARTPGDPNALYGDGVVTGHGTINGRPVGVFSHDYTVFGGSVGEMFGRKVSRLMEWVAMVGCPIIGINDSGGARIQDLATSLAWYAELGRRHELLSGLVPQISIILGKCAGGAVYSPIQTDLIVAVRDQGYMFVTGPDVIKDVTGEDVTLDELGGADAQAKYGNIHQVVDSEKDAFTYVRDYLQFLPANTFDDAPVINPGLEPEITPHDLELDSLVPDADNTAYDMHEILLRIFDDGDFLEVAAQAGQAIITGFARVDGRPVGVIANQPMHMSGAIDNEASDKAARFVRFCDAFNTPLVFVVDTPGFLPGVEQEKNGIIKRGGRFLYSVVEADVPKVTITIRKSYGGAYAVMGSKQLTADFNFLWPTARIAVIGAEGAAQLIVKRFPDPKAPEVQEIRRQFIEGYNRDMATPYVAAERGYVDAVIEPHQTRLQLRSAMRILRDKQILRVQRKHGLIPI